In a single window of the Gossypium hirsutum isolate 1008001.06 chromosome D02, Gossypium_hirsutum_v2.1, whole genome shotgun sequence genome:
- the LOC107908424 gene encoding uncharacterized protein isoform X1 — protein sequence MKRKDKESDKTMAVSTELDLQSSSDCSFVWDPQTHLYFHASSGFYHDPDAGWYYSSRDGLYYTFENGNYVLLDMEGSVADNSVLDEPCATASYNGPEYNRSSSQGNEVDAQNTTINVADESTSTGPIEDTSAQASEQPPPPSEWLEDTLIDLYLSGYNLAANSAADASISLETDEKENFKFPTDGNDEMYELEEGEWIPEESFGLGGSSEVVPYEGDTWDEENWRAQYGQVTRCKDEPLLEFPVVDLWDWSMVTKPKEDGKKQVARLIGRLVKRSAKVHPSVPLGGGLLKTAPICEVHLDLVRVRTGQVYKLRTPCPRYLASLSTYDSSDPTKDWGFPDLLVNKKSFVQFKSRQKQKSEATREKGLKDLSMLSDQLSTSLKGSHAYRDRAAERRALRGGFGLGPGQKNAGSDHDNDPTCIKDAKAEALNMSFGAGSYARRIMEGMGWKEGEALGSTTQGLTEPLQPTGNIGNAGLGWPQTRHR from the exons ATGAAAAGGAAGGACAAAGAAAGTGATAAAACAATGGCTGTTTCCACTGAGTTGGACTTGCAGAGCAGCAGCGATTGCTCTTTTGTATGGGATCCTCAAACTCACCTCTATTTTCATGCCag TAGTGGATTTTACCATGACCCTGATGCCGGATGGTACTATAGCAGTAGAGATGGTCTCTATTACACATTTGAGAATGGAAATTATGTGCTTTTGGACATG GAAGGATCTGTGGCTGATAATTCTGTTTTAGATGAGCCTTGTGCCACTGCTTCTTATAATGGTCCCGAGTATAATCGCTCTTCGTCTCAGGGCAATGAAGTTGATGCTCAGAATACTACTATAAATGTTGCTGACGAATCTACTAGTACAG GTCCAATAGAGGACACCAGTGCTCAAGCATCTGAGCAGCCACCACCACCATCAGAGTG GTTAGAAGACACACTCATCGACCTTTATCTTTCTGGGTATAACTTAGCTGCCAATTCTGCTGCTGATGCAAGTATTTCGTTGGAAACAGACGAAAAAGAGAATTTCAAGTTTCCTACTGATG GAAATGATGAGATGTACGAGTTGGAAGAGGGTGAATGGATCCCAGAGGAAAGCTTTGGTTTGGGCGGTTCAAGTGAAGTTGTCCCATATGAAG GTGATACATGGGATGAAGAAAACTGGCGAGCCCAATACGGACAAGTCACACGTTGCAAAGATGAGCCCTTGCTAGAATTTCCAGTTGTGGATTTGTGGGATTGGAGTATGGTGACAAAACCAAAAGAGGATGGAAAAAAGCAAGTGGCTAGACTGATAGGTCGGCTGGTGAAGCGGTCGGCTAAAGTTCACCCCTCCGTGCCTCTTGGCGGTGGTCTATTAAAAACTGCTCCTATATGTGAAGTTCATCTTGATCTGGTACGAGTTAGAACAG GACAAGTGTACAAATTGCGAACTCCATGTCCAAGGTATTTAGCTTCCTTGTCAACATATGATTCTTCTGATCCAACAAAAGATTGGGGCTTCCCTGATTTATTAGTCAATAAGAAAAGCTTCGTCCAGTTCAAATCTAGACAAAAGCAAAAATCAGAAGCAACTAGAGAGAAAGGCTTAAAGGATTTGTCTATGTTGTCAGATCAGCTCTCTACATCATTGAAG GGAAGCCATGCATATCGTGATAGAGCTGCTGAGAGAAGAGCCTTGCGTGGTGGCTTTGGTCTGGGTCCAGGGCAAAAGAATGCAGGAAGTGATCATGATAATGATCCTACCTGTATAAAAGATGCCAAAGCTGAAGCCTTGAACATGTCATTTGGGGCTGGTAGTTATGCCAGACGAATTATGGAAGGCATGGGCTGGAAAGAG GGGGAGGCTCTTGGTAGCACCACACAGGGCTTGACAGAACCATTACAGCCAACCGGGAACATTGGTAATGCTGGATTAGGATGGCCTCAAACAAGGCACCGCTAG
- the LOC107908424 gene encoding uncharacterized protein isoform X2: MKRKDKESDKTMAVSTELDLQSSSDCSFVWDPQTHLYFHASGFYHDPDAGWYYSSRDGLYYTFENGNYVLLDMEGSVADNSVLDEPCATASYNGPEYNRSSSQGNEVDAQNTTINVADESTSTGPIEDTSAQASEQPPPPSEWLEDTLIDLYLSGYNLAANSAADASISLETDEKENFKFPTDGNDEMYELEEGEWIPEESFGLGGSSEVVPYEGDTWDEENWRAQYGQVTRCKDEPLLEFPVVDLWDWSMVTKPKEDGKKQVARLIGRLVKRSAKVHPSVPLGGGLLKTAPICEVHLDLVRVRTGQVYKLRTPCPRYLASLSTYDSSDPTKDWGFPDLLVNKKSFVQFKSRQKQKSEATREKGLKDLSMLSDQLSTSLKGSHAYRDRAAERRALRGGFGLGPGQKNAGSDHDNDPTCIKDAKAEALNMSFGAGSYARRIMEGMGWKEGEALGSTTQGLTEPLQPTGNIGNAGLGWPQTRHR; this comes from the exons ATGAAAAGGAAGGACAAAGAAAGTGATAAAACAATGGCTGTTTCCACTGAGTTGGACTTGCAGAGCAGCAGCGATTGCTCTTTTGTATGGGATCCTCAAACTCACCTCTATTTTCATGCCag TGGATTTTACCATGACCCTGATGCCGGATGGTACTATAGCAGTAGAGATGGTCTCTATTACACATTTGAGAATGGAAATTATGTGCTTTTGGACATG GAAGGATCTGTGGCTGATAATTCTGTTTTAGATGAGCCTTGTGCCACTGCTTCTTATAATGGTCCCGAGTATAATCGCTCTTCGTCTCAGGGCAATGAAGTTGATGCTCAGAATACTACTATAAATGTTGCTGACGAATCTACTAGTACAG GTCCAATAGAGGACACCAGTGCTCAAGCATCTGAGCAGCCACCACCACCATCAGAGTG GTTAGAAGACACACTCATCGACCTTTATCTTTCTGGGTATAACTTAGCTGCCAATTCTGCTGCTGATGCAAGTATTTCGTTGGAAACAGACGAAAAAGAGAATTTCAAGTTTCCTACTGATG GAAATGATGAGATGTACGAGTTGGAAGAGGGTGAATGGATCCCAGAGGAAAGCTTTGGTTTGGGCGGTTCAAGTGAAGTTGTCCCATATGAAG GTGATACATGGGATGAAGAAAACTGGCGAGCCCAATACGGACAAGTCACACGTTGCAAAGATGAGCCCTTGCTAGAATTTCCAGTTGTGGATTTGTGGGATTGGAGTATGGTGACAAAACCAAAAGAGGATGGAAAAAAGCAAGTGGCTAGACTGATAGGTCGGCTGGTGAAGCGGTCGGCTAAAGTTCACCCCTCCGTGCCTCTTGGCGGTGGTCTATTAAAAACTGCTCCTATATGTGAAGTTCATCTTGATCTGGTACGAGTTAGAACAG GACAAGTGTACAAATTGCGAACTCCATGTCCAAGGTATTTAGCTTCCTTGTCAACATATGATTCTTCTGATCCAACAAAAGATTGGGGCTTCCCTGATTTATTAGTCAATAAGAAAAGCTTCGTCCAGTTCAAATCTAGACAAAAGCAAAAATCAGAAGCAACTAGAGAGAAAGGCTTAAAGGATTTGTCTATGTTGTCAGATCAGCTCTCTACATCATTGAAG GGAAGCCATGCATATCGTGATAGAGCTGCTGAGAGAAGAGCCTTGCGTGGTGGCTTTGGTCTGGGTCCAGGGCAAAAGAATGCAGGAAGTGATCATGATAATGATCCTACCTGTATAAAAGATGCCAAAGCTGAAGCCTTGAACATGTCATTTGGGGCTGGTAGTTATGCCAGACGAATTATGGAAGGCATGGGCTGGAAAGAG GGGGAGGCTCTTGGTAGCACCACACAGGGCTTGACAGAACCATTACAGCCAACCGGGAACATTGGTAATGCTGGATTAGGATGGCCTCAAACAAGGCACCGCTAG
- the LOC107908424 gene encoding uncharacterized protein isoform X3: MEGSVADNSVLDEPCATASYNGPEYNRSSSQGNEVDAQNTTINVADESTSTGPIEDTSAQASEQPPPPSEWLEDTLIDLYLSGYNLAANSAADASISLETDEKENFKFPTDGNDEMYELEEGEWIPEESFGLGGSSEVVPYEGDTWDEENWRAQYGQVTRCKDEPLLEFPVVDLWDWSMVTKPKEDGKKQVARLIGRLVKRSAKVHPSVPLGGGLLKTAPICEVHLDLVRVRTGQVYKLRTPCPRYLASLSTYDSSDPTKDWGFPDLLVNKKSFVQFKSRQKQKSEATREKGLKDLSMLSDQLSTSLKGSHAYRDRAAERRALRGGFGLGPGQKNAGSDHDNDPTCIKDAKAEALNMSFGAGSYARRIMEGMGWKEGEALGSTTQGLTEPLQPTGNIGNAGLGWPQTRHR; the protein is encoded by the exons ATG GAAGGATCTGTGGCTGATAATTCTGTTTTAGATGAGCCTTGTGCCACTGCTTCTTATAATGGTCCCGAGTATAATCGCTCTTCGTCTCAGGGCAATGAAGTTGATGCTCAGAATACTACTATAAATGTTGCTGACGAATCTACTAGTACAG GTCCAATAGAGGACACCAGTGCTCAAGCATCTGAGCAGCCACCACCACCATCAGAGTG GTTAGAAGACACACTCATCGACCTTTATCTTTCTGGGTATAACTTAGCTGCCAATTCTGCTGCTGATGCAAGTATTTCGTTGGAAACAGACGAAAAAGAGAATTTCAAGTTTCCTACTGATG GAAATGATGAGATGTACGAGTTGGAAGAGGGTGAATGGATCCCAGAGGAAAGCTTTGGTTTGGGCGGTTCAAGTGAAGTTGTCCCATATGAAG GTGATACATGGGATGAAGAAAACTGGCGAGCCCAATACGGACAAGTCACACGTTGCAAAGATGAGCCCTTGCTAGAATTTCCAGTTGTGGATTTGTGGGATTGGAGTATGGTGACAAAACCAAAAGAGGATGGAAAAAAGCAAGTGGCTAGACTGATAGGTCGGCTGGTGAAGCGGTCGGCTAAAGTTCACCCCTCCGTGCCTCTTGGCGGTGGTCTATTAAAAACTGCTCCTATATGTGAAGTTCATCTTGATCTGGTACGAGTTAGAACAG GACAAGTGTACAAATTGCGAACTCCATGTCCAAGGTATTTAGCTTCCTTGTCAACATATGATTCTTCTGATCCAACAAAAGATTGGGGCTTCCCTGATTTATTAGTCAATAAGAAAAGCTTCGTCCAGTTCAAATCTAGACAAAAGCAAAAATCAGAAGCAACTAGAGAGAAAGGCTTAAAGGATTTGTCTATGTTGTCAGATCAGCTCTCTACATCATTGAAG GGAAGCCATGCATATCGTGATAGAGCTGCTGAGAGAAGAGCCTTGCGTGGTGGCTTTGGTCTGGGTCCAGGGCAAAAGAATGCAGGAAGTGATCATGATAATGATCCTACCTGTATAAAAGATGCCAAAGCTGAAGCCTTGAACATGTCATTTGGGGCTGGTAGTTATGCCAGACGAATTATGGAAGGCATGGGCTGGAAAGAG GGGGAGGCTCTTGGTAGCACCACACAGGGCTTGACAGAACCATTACAGCCAACCGGGAACATTGGTAATGCTGGATTAGGATGGCCTCAAACAAGGCACCGCTAG